Proteins encoded by one window of Streptacidiphilus sp. PB12-B1b:
- a CDS encoding helix-turn-helix domain-containing protein: MPETPLSLARLAGALDLTEHQLLSLVASAGPQVPDPTLIALTVEEAARRLGVGRTTMYALVASGEIPSVTIGRLRRVPAEALKAYMAARVQAADTTVALAA; the protein is encoded by the coding sequence ATGCCTGAAACGCCCCTGTCCCTTGCGCGCCTGGCTGGCGCGCTCGACCTCACCGAGCACCAGCTTCTCAGCCTTGTCGCCAGCGCTGGCCCGCAGGTGCCGGACCCGACGCTCATCGCCCTCACCGTCGAGGAAGCTGCCCGCCGGCTCGGTGTCGGCCGCACGACGATGTACGCCCTCGTCGCCTCCGGCGAGATCCCCTCCGTGACGATCGGACGCCTCCGCCGGGTGCCCGCCGAGGCTCTCAAGGCGTACATGGCCGCCCGCGTGCAGGCCGCCGACACGACCGTCGCGCTCGCGGCCTGA
- a CDS encoding site-specific integrase — protein sequence MTKSRQPNGASSIFLGKDGYWHGYVTVGIKDDGKPDRRHVMRKRRADATKAVRDLEKKRDSGAVAKAGQTWTVKTWLTHWVENIAAPHVGENTIDGYRVAVYHHLIPGIGAHRLAKLEPEHLERFYQKMRKAGSAAGTAHQVHRTVRTALNEAVRRGHLTVNPASIAKAPRLEEEEVEPYTVEEVQQLLDLANKTRHPARWVISLALGLRQGEVLGLKWTDVDFELRVLTVHRNRLRPRYEHGCGDRCGRKPGYCPQKVNIRRETKDTKSRAGRRPIGIPDPLLTLLLQHRREQERERRIAADLWVEKGYVFASPAGEPLNPNTDHHEWKDLLKAAGIRAGRLHDARHTAATVLLILGVPDTIVDAIMGWEPGKSARMRRRYQHLTNRVLTDTADKIGGLLWPTPEESPAA from the coding sequence ATGACGAAGTCTCGACAGCCCAACGGCGCTTCCTCGATCTTCCTCGGCAAGGACGGCTACTGGCACGGCTACGTGACCGTCGGCATCAAGGACGACGGCAAGCCCGACCGACGCCACGTCATGCGCAAGCGCCGCGCCGATGCCACCAAGGCCGTACGCGACCTGGAGAAGAAGCGCGACTCCGGCGCCGTCGCCAAGGCCGGGCAGACCTGGACCGTCAAGACCTGGCTGACCCACTGGGTGGAGAACATCGCCGCGCCGCACGTCGGTGAGAACACCATCGACGGCTACCGCGTCGCGGTCTACCACCACCTCATCCCCGGCATCGGCGCACACCGCCTCGCCAAACTGGAGCCCGAGCACCTGGAGCGCTTCTACCAGAAGATGCGGAAGGCCGGCAGCGCCGCCGGTACCGCGCACCAGGTCCACCGCACCGTTCGCACTGCACTGAACGAGGCGGTCCGCCGAGGGCACCTCACCGTCAACCCGGCCTCCATCGCCAAGGCCCCGCGCCTCGAAGAGGAGGAAGTCGAGCCCTACACGGTCGAGGAGGTGCAGCAGCTCCTCGACCTGGCCAACAAGACGCGGCACCCTGCCCGTTGGGTCATATCGCTGGCGCTCGGCCTGCGCCAGGGCGAGGTCCTCGGCCTCAAGTGGACCGACGTCGACTTCGAGTTGCGCGTCCTGACGGTCCACCGGAACCGGCTGCGGCCCCGCTACGAGCACGGCTGCGGCGACCGCTGCGGGCGCAAGCCCGGCTACTGCCCGCAGAAGGTCAACATCCGGCGAGAGACCAAGGACACCAAGTCCCGCGCTGGACGCCGTCCGATCGGCATCCCGGACCCGCTGCTGACTCTCCTGCTCCAGCATCGGCGCGAGCAGGAGCGCGAGCGGCGGATCGCCGCCGACCTCTGGGTGGAGAAGGGGTACGTCTTCGCCTCGCCGGCCGGCGAGCCCCTCAACCCGAACACCGACCACCACGAGTGGAAGGACCTCCTCAAGGCGGCGGGCATCCGCGCGGGGCGGCTCCATGACGCCCGCCACACGGCGGCCACCGTCCTGCTGATCCTCGGCGTCCCGGACACGATCGTCGACGCGATCATGGGCTGGGAACCCGGCAAGTCCGCCCGCATGCGCCGCCGGTACCAGCACCTCACCAACCGGGTGCTCACCGACACGGCCGACAAGATCGGCGGCTTGCTTTGGCCGACGCCCGAGGAGTCGCCCGCCGCCTGA
- a CDS encoding LOG family protein, with protein sequence MNALHLSGPAASRAREGRTAVFFGGVVPASAEEEALAEDIGRTLAQAGYSLLHGGYNGLMEAAARGAGGQGATVTAVTLLGKHDEWGAFNRHATISVHLPDLGARLNYYLEHADLIVAMGGGVGTLHELTAALYYATTIRPVPVFVTGPTALRLLAFLREEKWLFETPTRSLGFLSAIESPDAFRTRLATIDTAPIGGA encoded by the coding sequence GTGAACGCACTCCACCTCTCGGGCCCGGCCGCCAGCCGGGCCCGAGAGGGCCGCACCGCCGTCTTCTTCGGCGGCGTCGTCCCCGCCTCCGCCGAGGAAGAGGCGCTCGCCGAGGACATCGGCCGGACCCTGGCCCAGGCGGGGTACTCGCTCCTCCATGGCGGCTACAACGGACTTATGGAGGCCGCCGCGCGCGGAGCCGGCGGCCAGGGCGCTACCGTCACCGCGGTCACCCTGCTCGGCAAGCACGACGAGTGGGGAGCGTTCAACCGGCACGCCACCATCTCGGTGCACCTGCCCGACCTCGGTGCCCGCCTCAACTACTACCTGGAGCACGCCGATCTGATCGTCGCGATGGGCGGAGGCGTCGGAACCCTGCACGAACTGACCGCCGCCCTCTACTACGCGACCACCATCCGGCCCGTGCCGGTCTTCGTCACCGGGCCCACGGCCCTTCGGCTGCTCGCCTTTCTGCGCGAGGAGAAGTGGCTCTTCGAGACCCCGACCCGATCCCTCGGCTTCTTGAGTGCCATCGAGTCACCGGACGCATTCCGCACCCGACTCGCCACCATCGACACAGCCCCGATCGGAGGAGCATGA
- a CDS encoding mobilization protein, whose amino-acid sequence MIAAIKDPGSKTRGLLAYLYGPGRQDEHLDPHIVAGFAMLAVPDPGRDQHATLTQLARYLDEPVRLRNSELGQKITDHVWHCPVRAAPEDRYLSDAEWGEIAERIVRAAGIAPEGDDLACRWIAVRHADDHIHILATTVREDGRRPKLHKSGERAGAECREIERNYGLRQLGTGDGTAAKRPTQGEMHKAKRLGWQQPAREWLDERIRAAIPHAADIEELFAYLQAEGIEVKLRSLPSGDLAGYSAARPGDLKKDGQPNYIPGSKIAPDLSFPQLKAQLEDGQPEEHPTARRNRPGTPWTRATDALDTLHANLADSHQSGSGDDDGALAQAQITALGELIEATSQTAPAELRAELRAATKTFARAQRSQIHADHRAAVGLRHAARDIIHAADGKDGSALAVLLATLVWTAILAGRWHQNRGHHQQAEAAHQAVQHLQTAYDHAAAPQLAALTHRQPKEQVRNTLANDVRSAVPEHATRILADPNWPALATVLADAEAGGHKPYGLLADAAAQRELTTARLPAKVLISRIQHTSRNPAPNRTAEAARRRSPAATAIPAQQHTPPVTPLPAAPADIRQQHRR is encoded by the coding sequence GTGATCGCAGCGATCAAGGACCCCGGCTCCAAAACCCGCGGACTGCTCGCCTACCTGTACGGGCCCGGACGCCAAGACGAGCACCTCGACCCGCACATCGTGGCCGGCTTCGCCATGCTCGCCGTTCCCGACCCCGGCCGCGACCAGCACGCCACCCTCACCCAGCTCGCCCGCTACCTCGACGAGCCCGTACGCCTGCGCAACAGCGAACTCGGCCAGAAGATCACCGACCACGTCTGGCACTGCCCCGTGCGCGCCGCACCCGAGGACCGCTACCTCTCCGACGCCGAGTGGGGCGAGATCGCCGAGCGCATCGTCCGCGCCGCCGGCATCGCCCCCGAAGGCGACGACCTCGCCTGCCGCTGGATCGCCGTGCGCCACGCGGACGACCACATCCACATCCTCGCCACCACCGTCCGCGAGGACGGCCGCCGCCCCAAGCTCCACAAGAGCGGCGAGCGCGCCGGAGCCGAGTGCCGCGAGATCGAAAGGAACTACGGCCTGCGCCAGCTCGGCACCGGCGACGGCACCGCCGCCAAGCGGCCGACCCAGGGCGAGATGCACAAAGCCAAACGCCTCGGCTGGCAGCAGCCCGCCCGCGAATGGCTCGACGAGCGCATCCGCGCCGCCATCCCCCACGCCGCCGACATCGAGGAACTGTTCGCCTACCTCCAGGCCGAAGGCATCGAGGTCAAGCTCCGCAGCCTGCCCTCCGGCGACCTGGCGGGCTACTCGGCCGCCCGCCCCGGCGATCTGAAGAAGGACGGACAGCCGAACTACATCCCCGGCAGCAAGATCGCCCCCGACCTGTCCTTTCCCCAGCTGAAGGCGCAACTCGAAGACGGCCAGCCCGAGGAGCACCCCACCGCCCGCCGCAACCGGCCCGGCACCCCCTGGACACGCGCCACCGACGCCCTCGACACCCTCCACGCCAACCTCGCCGACAGCCACCAGAGCGGCAGCGGCGACGATGACGGCGCGCTCGCGCAGGCCCAAATCACCGCCCTGGGCGAACTGATCGAGGCCACCTCCCAGACCGCGCCCGCCGAACTGCGCGCCGAACTACGAGCCGCCACCAAGACGTTCGCCCGCGCCCAGCGCTCCCAGATCCACGCCGACCACCGCGCCGCAGTCGGCCTGCGCCATGCCGCCCGCGACATCATCCACGCCGCAGACGGCAAGGACGGCAGCGCCCTCGCAGTCCTGCTCGCCACCCTCGTCTGGACCGCGATCCTCGCCGGACGCTGGCACCAGAACCGAGGCCACCACCAGCAGGCCGAAGCAGCCCACCAGGCCGTCCAGCACCTGCAGACCGCCTACGACCACGCCGCAGCACCGCAGCTCGCCGCCCTCACCCACCGCCAACCCAAGGAACAAGTCCGCAACACCCTCGCGAACGACGTCCGCTCCGCCGTCCCCGAGCACGCGACACGGATCCTCGCCGACCCCAACTGGCCCGCCCTCGCCACCGTCCTCGCCGACGCCGAAGCCGGCGGCCACAAGCCCTACGGTCTTCTCGCCGACGCCGCCGCCCAGCGTGAACTGACCACCGCCCGCCTACCCGCCAAGGTCCTCATCAGCCGCATCCAGCACACCAGCCGCAACCCTGCACCCAACCGCACCGCCGAAGCCGCCCGCCGCCGATCCCCCGCCGCCACGGCCATCCCCGCCCAGCAGCACACCCCTCCCGTCACGCCACTACCCGCCGCCCCGGCGGACATCCGACAGCAGCACCGCCGGTAG
- a CDS encoding DUF2637 domain-containing protein, which yields MPTTSPATRPTGSGAFARTTITTVMAVIAALAFTFSFGNVWALALRLGVSHPVAPLIAPMVDLSVVGLMVARHHLVTTGTDPLHLRSADHLMLLCGLLTLVLNCAEPLLAEHYGRAALDTVAPALLLGWGTVGPTLLRHLHHPTPAITDSADQSPSAQTPTTDLPPTELGTEPEAGPQQAQPPTSSEAPPPEHDTEPQPELVQASDDNLAEPSAAAADTPSADHEPATPRKRTGRPPSASMDELLAVARPAVAEDGVSVAVVKEALREAGLPISSERFTKLMKLLRAEQDGPQHERALAHPAVD from the coding sequence ATGCCCACCACCTCGCCGGCCACCCGCCCAACCGGCTCCGGTGCCTTCGCCCGCACCACCATCACCACCGTGATGGCCGTCATCGCCGCCCTCGCCTTCACCTTCTCCTTCGGCAACGTCTGGGCCCTAGCCCTGCGCCTCGGTGTCTCGCACCCCGTCGCCCCGCTGATCGCCCCCATGGTCGACCTCTCCGTGGTCGGCCTCATGGTCGCCCGGCACCACCTCGTCACCACCGGCACCGACCCCCTCCACCTGCGCTCCGCCGACCACCTGATGCTCTTGTGCGGCCTGCTGACCCTCGTCCTCAACTGCGCCGAACCGCTCCTCGCCGAGCACTACGGGCGAGCCGCTCTCGACACCGTCGCTCCCGCCCTCCTCCTCGGGTGGGGAACCGTCGGCCCCACCCTCCTCCGCCACCTCCACCACCCAACCCCTGCCATCACGGACTCGGCGGACCAGAGCCCCTCGGCCCAGACGCCCACCACCGACCTCCCGCCAACCGAACTCGGGACCGAGCCCGAAGCAGGGCCCCAGCAGGCTCAGCCGCCCACCAGCAGCGAGGCCCCACCACCCGAACATGACACCGAGCCGCAGCCGGAGCTCGTGCAAGCCAGCGATGACAACCTGGCTGAGCCGTCGGCCGCCGCCGCCGACACCCCGAGCGCGGACCACGAGCCCGCCACGCCGCGTAAGCGCACCGGACGTCCGCCGAGCGCGAGCATGGACGAGCTTCTGGCGGTCGCGCGTCCGGCCGTCGCCGAGGACGGCGTCAGCGTGGCCGTCGTCAAGGAGGCCCTCCGCGAGGCTGGCCTCCCGATCAGCAGCGAGCGCTTCACGAAGCTGATGAAGCTCCTGCGCGCCGAGCAGGACGGTCCTCAGCACGAACGGGCTCTCGCGCATCCGGCCGTCGACTGA
- a CDS encoding helix-turn-helix domain-containing protein, with protein MVHRFKPLEGEALVAHNLKVLRKAARLSQEDVAERMTRLGFKLHQTQIAKIENGTRPVRFDEVIGLAKALSVPAANFMTEAVAGPDEPTYELQEAGFRVQAAEQEWRTAHDIEQGAKARLDEAEREYDEIAERLEAQGIAVDTGDTVVSYPAPNSPWDPLRKAPGAGR; from the coding sequence ATGGTGCATCGCTTTAAGCCCCTGGAGGGCGAGGCCCTGGTGGCCCACAACCTGAAGGTCCTACGGAAGGCCGCCCGCCTCTCCCAGGAGGACGTCGCCGAGCGCATGACCCGGCTCGGCTTCAAGCTCCACCAGACCCAGATCGCCAAGATCGAGAACGGCACCCGCCCGGTGCGGTTCGACGAGGTGATCGGTCTGGCCAAGGCGCTCAGTGTCCCGGCCGCCAACTTCATGACGGAGGCCGTCGCCGGCCCTGACGAGCCGACCTACGAGCTGCAGGAAGCGGGCTTCCGCGTCCAGGCGGCCGAGCAGGAGTGGAGAACCGCCCACGACATCGAGCAGGGCGCCAAGGCCCGGCTCGACGAGGCGGAGCGCGAGTACGACGAGATCGCCGAGCGCCTGGAGGCCCAAGGCATCGCCGTCGACACCGGCGACACCGTCGTGTCGTACCCGGCTCCCAACTCACCCTGGGATCCGCTCCGCAAGGCCCCGGGTGCCGGCCGGTAA
- a CDS encoding HAD family hydrolase, translating to MKRAVLFDLDGVLVDSRSAQLATLAGFATSALGRRVTVADLPAHAASTPRQRVMADLGLQGEINEDRWDAATATATLSCQVFQYVRETLTALRAFGVATGVITLRSRRRLPWLLPPDILALVDTVVCYEDATPKPAPDGLLLALDQLGVAPSEAVFVGDLETDVHAARAAGVIAVGAGWGFAGPEALAQAGADVVLPHSLDITAALLLLVGIGQRSEEAKRS from the coding sequence GTGAAGCGAGCCGTGCTCTTCGACCTCGACGGCGTTCTCGTCGACAGCCGCAGTGCCCAACTCGCAACCCTGGCAGGCTTCGCGACCTCCGCGCTCGGCCGCCGAGTCACCGTTGCCGACCTTCCCGCCCACGCGGCGAGCACCCCGCGTCAGCGGGTGATGGCCGACTTGGGACTGCAAGGCGAGATCAACGAGGACCGCTGGGACGCCGCCACGGCCACCGCCACCCTCAGCTGCCAGGTCTTCCAGTACGTCCGCGAGACGCTCACCGCACTGCGGGCCTTCGGCGTGGCAACCGGCGTCATCACCCTGAGGAGCCGACGCCGACTTCCCTGGCTCCTGCCGCCCGACATCCTCGCCCTGGTCGACACCGTCGTCTGCTACGAGGACGCAACACCCAAGCCCGCCCCCGACGGCCTGCTCCTCGCCCTCGACCAGCTCGGCGTCGCTCCCAGCGAAGCCGTCTTCGTCGGCGACCTGGAGACCGACGTGCACGCCGCCCGCGCAGCCGGAGTCATCGCCGTCGGCGCGGGCTGGGGCTTCGCCGGCCCCGAGGCGCTCGCCCAGGCCGGCGCCGACGTCGTCCTTCCCCACTCGCTGGACATCACCGCCGCACTGCTCCTTCTGGTCGGCATCGGGCAGCGATCAGAAGAAGCCAAGCGATCTTGA
- a CDS encoding MobC family plasmid mobilization relaxosome protein, with translation MAEEAQREGAPGQEVRAEGGPDPDKLQALQHDVLAAVRASDADDSTSSNDSAEVREPVLQSVQPALRRFTGTKRTERVGPLRFTPEELERLHTAAAAHGYWGTSGIAADVTLAFIDGQFFVDLPLAEERRQTHVFRARVLRHLNKIGHNVNQIARAFNGAYQPHPDFREQLDELRALLTQIAEALRPSANVEEA, from the coding sequence GTGGCGGAGGAGGCCCAGCGCGAGGGCGCGCCGGGCCAGGAGGTCAGGGCCGAGGGCGGCCCCGACCCGGACAAGCTTCAAGCCCTCCAGCACGACGTCCTCGCCGCCGTCCGCGCCAGCGACGCCGACGACAGCACCAGCAGCAACGACAGCGCCGAAGTCCGTGAACCTGTCCTGCAGAGCGTCCAGCCGGCGCTGCGCCGCTTCACCGGCACCAAACGCACCGAGCGTGTCGGCCCACTGCGCTTCACGCCAGAGGAACTGGAGCGCCTGCACACCGCAGCAGCGGCCCACGGCTACTGGGGCACGTCCGGGATCGCCGCGGACGTGACCCTGGCGTTCATCGACGGCCAGTTCTTCGTCGACCTGCCGCTCGCGGAAGAACGCCGCCAGACCCACGTCTTCCGTGCCCGCGTCCTGCGCCACCTCAACAAGATCGGCCACAACGTCAACCAGATCGCCCGCGCCTTCAACGGCGCCTACCAGCCCCACCCCGACTTCCGCGAACAGCTCGACGAACTGCGCGCCCTGCTGACGCAGATCGCCGAAGCCCTGCGCCCGTCCGCCAACGTCGAGGAGGCCTGA
- a CDS encoding DUF3631 domain-containing protein, with the protein MTESTASRPTPAAPSTPQSASGWPPVAKAGKPGTYLPAQQAAASTPCGQPQDAAPDEPAGPTGYDDMPDTPATGGAEVLAELKALIARFVILPSDEALDAATLWVAATHLQPSWQHAPRLAVVGPAKRCGKSRLLDVLAETVHQPVLTVNSTPAAVFRSITEEPPTLLVDEADTIFGSPKMAEKNEEMRGLLNAGHQRDRYVLRVVGNDHTPHRFHTFAMAAIAGIGDLPDTIMDRSIVIRMRRRAEGEKVAPYRTKRDSPALHEIRAKIALWTKPLTDQALHLEPAMPVEDRAADTWEPLVIIADLAGGPWPRRARQACSRMVASEAETEEENPSGARILADIRRIFHAAGDPDSITTDQLLFTLNGDPEAPWAESGRGGLTPRGLSTMLREFGISSGNVRIGDGTQRKGYLRHKYADAWRRYCPTVHPLAPSTGSGTGTGTGSRG; encoded by the coding sequence ATGACCGAGAGTACTGCCTCGCGCCCCACCCCCGCAGCCCCCAGCACCCCACAGTCGGCCTCGGGCTGGCCGCCCGTGGCGAAGGCCGGCAAGCCGGGCACCTACCTGCCCGCTCAGCAGGCCGCCGCGTCCACACCCTGTGGACAGCCGCAGGACGCCGCACCGGACGAGCCCGCCGGGCCGACCGGCTACGACGACATGCCGGACACTCCGGCAACCGGGGGCGCCGAGGTCCTCGCGGAGCTGAAGGCCCTGATCGCCAGGTTCGTGATCCTCCCGTCCGACGAGGCTCTGGACGCCGCCACGCTCTGGGTGGCAGCGACCCACCTGCAGCCCTCGTGGCAGCACGCCCCGCGTCTGGCGGTGGTCGGGCCCGCGAAGCGCTGCGGCAAGTCCCGCCTGCTCGACGTCCTCGCCGAGACGGTGCACCAGCCGGTCCTGACGGTTAACTCGACCCCGGCGGCGGTCTTCCGCTCAATCACCGAGGAGCCGCCCACGCTCCTGGTGGACGAGGCCGACACGATCTTCGGCAGCCCGAAGATGGCGGAGAAGAACGAGGAGATGCGCGGCCTGCTCAACGCCGGGCACCAGCGCGACCGCTACGTGCTGCGCGTGGTCGGCAACGACCACACCCCGCACCGCTTCCACACCTTCGCCATGGCGGCCATCGCCGGCATCGGCGACCTCCCCGACACGATCATGGACCGCTCCATCGTGATCCGCATGCGCCGCCGGGCCGAGGGCGAGAAGGTCGCCCCGTACCGCACCAAGCGCGACAGCCCCGCCCTGCACGAGATCCGTGCCAAGATCGCCCTCTGGACCAAGCCCCTCACCGACCAGGCCCTGCACCTGGAGCCGGCCATGCCGGTCGAGGACCGCGCCGCCGACACCTGGGAACCCTTGGTGATCATCGCCGACCTCGCGGGCGGCCCCTGGCCCCGCCGGGCCCGCCAGGCGTGCTCCCGCATGGTCGCCTCCGAGGCCGAGACGGAGGAGGAGAACCCGAGCGGCGCCAGGATCCTCGCCGACATCCGACGGATCTTCCACGCCGCCGGCGACCCGGACAGCATCACCACCGACCAACTGCTGTTCACGCTCAACGGCGACCCCGAAGCCCCCTGGGCCGAGTCCGGCCGAGGCGGCCTGACCCCGCGCGGCCTCAGCACGATGCTCCGCGAGTTCGGCATCTCCTCGGGCAACGTGCGCATCGGCGACGGCACCCAGCGCAAGGGCTACTTGCGCCACAAGTACGCCGACGCCTGGCGACGCTACTGCCCCACCGTCCACCCCCTCGCCCCCAGCACCGGCTCGGGCACGGGCACGGGCACGGGCAGCAGAGGCTGA
- a CDS encoding aspartyl/asparaginyl beta-hydroxylase domain-containing protein, with product MDSTLTGQIAQLDTLDFTQLERVRQEALTTQAPWKAEYGAYQSGGWWTTSLMNASGDAGDVTIGDCAAQPTQLLEQMPATAALLAELGLNYMWVRLARLEANAFLWEHRDYDELEQVERHRLHIPLHTNTSAFLVTGGTKVHMAGGRIWRLTPTYAHGVCNLLGPDRIHLIADVYADDAYHRLARRPALHPTAAESLPTADPAVLAERLETARGMAALGYTEAAERMLLRLFYAYALPEGTVYDLIAELHTSLGDMEAATRWTTAKKHLLALTD from the coding sequence ATGGACAGCACCTTGACCGGGCAGATCGCCCAGCTGGACACCCTGGACTTCACGCAGCTCGAACGCGTGCGCCAGGAGGCCCTGACCACCCAGGCTCCATGGAAGGCCGAATACGGCGCCTACCAGTCCGGCGGCTGGTGGACGACCTCGCTGATGAACGCCTCCGGCGACGCCGGCGACGTGACGATCGGCGACTGCGCCGCCCAGCCGACCCAACTGCTGGAGCAGATGCCGGCCACAGCCGCGCTGCTGGCGGAACTGGGCCTGAACTACATGTGGGTGCGCCTGGCCCGCTTGGAGGCCAACGCCTTCCTCTGGGAGCACCGCGACTACGACGAACTCGAACAGGTCGAGCGGCACCGCCTGCACATCCCCCTGCACACCAACACCTCCGCGTTCCTGGTCACCGGCGGCACGAAGGTGCACATGGCCGGGGGCCGGATCTGGCGGCTCACGCCGACCTACGCCCACGGGGTCTGCAACCTGCTCGGCCCCGACCGCATCCACCTCATCGCCGACGTCTACGCCGACGACGCCTACCACCGGCTCGCGCGGCGCCCGGCCCTGCACCCCACGGCCGCCGAATCGCTGCCCACCGCGGACCCGGCGGTCCTCGCCGAACGGCTGGAGACCGCAAGGGGAATGGCCGCCCTGGGCTACACCGAGGCGGCCGAGCGGATGCTGCTGCGGCTCTTCTACGCCTACGCCCTGCCCGAGGGCACCGTCTACGACCTGATCGCCGAACTGCACACCTCGCTCGGCGACATGGAGGCCGCGACGCGCTGGACGACGGCCAAGAAGCACCTCCTCGCCCTCACGGACTGA
- a CDS encoding GNAT family N-acetyltransferase, translating to MTPVHLGGPRLALREVEPEDTNALLTIYGDPEATRHLSFEPRTPDQVQLIVDRSITSAQDSPRTEYCLAVTLLGQPELIGYARLATEPQQAATIGFALHPAKWGQGLGIETVHLLCALGFNSLGLHRIWAARSPLNEASARTLLRAGMTEDGRIRDHVFVRGAWRDSITYSILEYEWSPISEMGEAAKEGGSGAASGAAQVPLVDLPDGGS from the coding sequence ATGACCCCAGTCCACCTGGGCGGCCCCCGCCTGGCACTGCGCGAAGTCGAACCGGAGGACACCAACGCCCTCCTGACCATCTACGGCGACCCCGAGGCCACCCGGCACCTCAGCTTCGAACCGAGAACGCCCGACCAGGTCCAGCTGATCGTCGACCGCTCCATCACCTCGGCCCAGGACAGCCCGCGCACCGAGTACTGCCTCGCCGTCACCCTGCTCGGCCAGCCGGAGTTGATCGGCTACGCCCGCCTCGCCACCGAGCCGCAGCAAGCGGCCACCATCGGCTTCGCCCTGCACCCGGCGAAGTGGGGGCAGGGGCTCGGCATCGAGACCGTCCACCTGCTGTGCGCGTTGGGCTTTAACTCCCTTGGGCTCCATCGCATCTGGGCCGCCCGTTCGCCCCTGAACGAGGCCTCGGCGCGGACCCTCCTGCGGGCCGGTATGACCGAGGACGGCCGGATCCGCGACCACGTCTTCGTCCGAGGCGCATGGCGGGACTCGATCACCTACTCGATCCTGGAGTACGAGTGGTCGCCGATCAGCGAGATGGGGGAGGCCGCGAAGGAAGGTGGGAGCGGGGCAGCCTCGGGCGCCGCGCAGGTTCCCCTCGTCGACTTGCCCGATGGTGGAAGCTGA
- a CDS encoding orotate phosphoribosyltransferase yields the protein MTTSSAPAGLAARLAETACVTAPFKLATGSQLDSYFDEYRLASDPALLRDTATAMAALVPDSAEVLAGVELGGVPLVVALSAATGLPAVFLRRQPKRYGSRRQIEGATVDGRRAVLVDDVVRSGGQLLTMARTLRMVGAPVTDALCVLERPLGGRMMLADHRVTLHALLTEADLPAPRAGECT from the coding sequence ATGACCACCAGCTCCGCGCCCGCCGGCCTCGCGGCCAGGCTCGCCGAAACCGCCTGCGTCACCGCCCCGTTCAAGCTCGCCACCGGCTCTCAACTCGACTCCTACTTCGACGAGTACCGCCTCGCGAGCGACCCCGCACTGCTGCGCGACACCGCCACGGCAATGGCAGCCCTCGTCCCCGACAGCGCCGAGGTCCTGGCCGGCGTCGAGCTGGGCGGCGTCCCCCTCGTCGTCGCCCTGTCCGCCGCCACCGGCCTGCCCGCCGTCTTCCTACGGCGGCAGCCCAAGCGCTACGGCTCACGACGCCAGATCGAGGGCGCCACCGTCGACGGCCGACGTGCCGTGCTCGTCGACGACGTTGTCCGCTCGGGTGGCCAACTGCTCACCATGGCACGCACCTTGCGGATGGTCGGCGCGCCGGTCACCGACGCCCTGTGCGTCCTGGAGCGCCCCCTCGGCGGCCGGATGATGCTGGCCGACCACCGCGTCACCCTGCACGCCCTGCTCACCGAGGCAGACCTACCGGCTCCACGGGCGGGTGAGTGCACGTGA